The proteins below are encoded in one region of Hordeum vulgare subsp. vulgare chromosome 3H, MorexV3_pseudomolecules_assembly, whole genome shotgun sequence:
- the LOC123445038 gene encoding transcription factor bHLH128-like encodes MNRPTSAHHGGMPPPPQLARYGSAPGSFLAALADSVSRGGGEAPASHSHSHSQQQHHHQPVAAVVSRFFSGESSGLTSCESSCRTADAPAALQRAYGGSGEIHVPPPALPQQQQQPGLLRHSSSPAGLLSRLMADPHGNGGGMGGARGGGMGGGYAHSHSHSQGGAGGNADAMAAAQQRRLSSQWSFSRQQDMMPHIAEMGMAMPTPTPMPPADVGESIATGHGSGDLSRSFSMSSWDDTNSNIIFSAPPGGKKAKVMADGDDGMVTSFSNIDSQFGSSLDMPGMDDYLQLQQDSVACRVRAKRGCATHPRSIAERERRTRISKRLRRLQDLVPNMDKQTNTSDMLDIAVDYIKVLQDQIEKLKQDQGNCSCSADQKC; translated from the exons ATGAACCGCCCGACGTCGGCGCACCACGGGgggatgccgccgccgccgcagctggcGCGGTACGGCTCCGCGCCGGGCTCGTTCCTCGCCGCGCTGGCCGACTCCGTCTCCCGCGGCGGAGGCGAGGCGCCGGCCTCCCACTCCCACTCCCACTcccagcagcagcaccaccaccagccGGTGGCGGCCGTGGTGAGCCGGTTCTTCTCGGGGGAGTCGTCCGGGCTCACCTCCTGCGAGTCCAGCTGCCGGACGGCGGACGCCCCGGCGGCGCTCCAGCGGGCCTACGGCGGCTCCGGCGAGATCCACGTGCCGCCGCCAGCCCtcccgcagcagcagcagcaaccggGGCTCCTCCGCCACAGCAGCTCCCCCGCCGGCCTGCTCTCCCGCCTCATGGCTGACCCGCACG GCAATGGCGGCGGCATGGGCGGCGCGAGAGGAGGAGGGATGGGGGGCGGCTACGCGCACTCGCACTCGCACTCGCAGGGAGGAGCAGGGGGCAACGCGGACGCGATGGCGGCGGCGCAGCAGAGGAGGCTGAGCTCGCAGTGGAGCTTCTCGAGGCAGCAGGACATGATGCCGCACATCGCGGAGATGGGGATGGCCATGCCCACGCCGACGCCGATGCCGCCGGCCGACGTCGGGGAGAGCATCGCCACCGGCCACGGCTCCGGCGAcctctccaggagcttctccatgaGCTCCTGGGACGACACCAACTCAAACATCATCTTCTCCGCGCCGCCCGGCGGCAAGAAGGCCAAGGTGATGGCCGACGGCGACGACGGCATGGTCACCAGCTTCAGCAACATCGACTCACAG TTTGGCTCGTCTCTGGACATGCCCGGCATGGACGACTACCTGCAGCTGCAGCAGGACTCCGTCGCCTGCAGAGTCCGCGCCAAGCGCGGCTGCGCCACTCACCCGCGAAGCATCGCTGAGAGG GAAAGAAGAACAAGGATCAGCAAGAGGCTTAGGAGGTTGCAAGACCTCGTGCCCAACATGGATAAG CAAACAAATACTTCAGACATGCTGGACATTGCTGTAGACTACATCAAAGTGCTGCAGGACCAAATTGAG AAACTAAAACAGGACCAAGGAAACTGCTCCTGCTCAGCCGATCAGAAGTGCTGA